The DNA segment ATCCGCCGAAGTGCTCGCCATCGAAAAGGATCATCGACTGATCGAACTGCTTCGCGAAAGGTTCGCCGAAGCTGGACACCTGACGCTGGCGCGCGACGACGCGCTGGACTATGTGCGGTCGAAGCAGCGCAATTGGTCTGACTGGAAACTGGTGGCCAACCTCCCCTACTCGGTCGCCTCACCCATTCTGGTCGAACTGGCGCAGGCAACGGGTTGTCCGGAACGCATCGTGGCAACGCTTCAACTCGAAGTCGTGCAGCGGCTGATGGCGAAGCCCGGGGACAAGGACTACGGTGTTTTGACGCTGCTCGTTCAGCTTCGTTACGAACCCCACGAATGGTTCAAGATTCCCGCGAGTTGCTTCTTCCCCGCCCCGGATGTGGATTCAGCGTGCGTCACTCTGGTCCGGCGCGCGCAGCCGCTGTTGAACGAGGCGGAGGCCGAGACGTTCACGAGAATTGTGAAGCGGGCATTTTCCCAGCGCCGGAAGATGATGTTCAAGTTGCTGAAAGAGGAGTGGCCGGAGGAAGGATTAGCACGCGCCTTCGAACGATTCAGTTTTTCGCATCAGGCCCGAGCAGAAACGATCGGCCTTCACCAGTTCGTAGAACTCGCGTGCGATCTCCACCATTATGAATGAAGAAATCTTCGATGTGGTCAACGACCGCGACGAGGTCGTCGATCAGAAGCCGCGGAGTGAGATTCATCGGCTGAAGTTGAAGCACCGCGCGGTGCACGTGCTGGTGTTCAACTCCAGGGGCGAGCTGTTTCTCCAAAAGCGTTCGATGAAGAAGGATTGCTTTCCGGGCACCTGGGACTCGTCGGCCTCGGGCCATCTCGATTCCGGCGAAAGCTACGACGCTTGCGCGGTGCGCGAGTCAAAGGAAGAACTCGGGCTGAGCCTCGCGCAAACACCCGGGCGCCTGTTCAAGATCGACGCCTGCGCGGAAACCGGTTGGGAATTCATCTGGATTTACCGCTGCCGCTCGGAAGGACCGTTCGTTCTGCATCCGGACGAGATCGATCGTGGCGACTGGTTCACGGTACCGGCGCTGGACCGCTGGCTGGCGGAAAAACCCGGCGAGTTCGCGAGCGGTTTCGTGTTGATCTGGCGGGAGATGATCCGACGACGGCTGGTCGCTGTTCAGGTTTGAGGCCGCGCGTAAACCGCCGTGTCCGACGAGGACTCGAACGCGAACTTGCGCACAGCGCCGCCTTCGCCGAGACCCGCGACAAAATTCAACGTCTCGCGCTGCACGCAGAAATAAACGTCGGCACGCCAGTCCGGGTGGTTGAGCAATCGCTGGCCGTTGCGGGAATGCTTCATCGCGCCGAGAAGATCGGCCTGAAGCAAGGGGTAGATCCGGCGCGCAATTTCAGCCGAGTCAGCGACCTGGCCCGAAGCGTAATAGGGCCAGAGACGTTCGCAGAGCGCGCCCGCGGCAAGCGTATCCTCCAGCGCGGCCTGGTCGTGTGTGCCGCTGCACACCAGAATCAGATGCGTCGGCAATTCGCGCCGAATCCAGTGCGCCACGGCCCGCAGGTTGAGAAATGAGCCGATCAGGACGGTGTCGGCGCGGGCGCAGGCGCGAATCGCGCGCGTGCCATTGGTCGTGGTCATGATGATGGTCTTGCCGCGCACCTTGTCGGCCTGAAACTCGCGCGGGGAATTGCCAAAGTCAAAATCCACGCCGCCGGTCTGGTCGGCGCGAATCCGCGCGCCGTTGCGTTCGCCGGCCAGAAGCGCGTCCGGGCGCTGTTGTCTGACGGCAAGCGCCTCGGCAATTTCTCCCACCGGAATGATGGCCTCGGCGCCATGGGCCAGCGCGGTCATCATCGAGGTGGTCGCGCGCAGGATGTCCAGCACCACACACGCCGTCTGGCTCAAATCGCGTTGAGCCAGCGCGGCGAATTCCGCGGGAGAAAAGAGCACTTCAATGCTTCGGGTCATGTGACCGGCCGCCATTTCATTCCTTCAGTTTTGCGTGGACGCGAGCGTAGTGAAACAAATACTGCTGCGCGTAACCCGCGTACGGGCCGAAATGCGAGGTCGCGAATTTTTGCAGAAGCTGCAACGCGACGCGGCGCCGTGGAAAGTAGAAGTGTTGCAGCGCTTTCATGACCCAGACGTCCACCGGAAAGGCATCCTGGAAACCATACGCAAAGAGCAAAACGCAATCGGCGATCTTTCGACCAACACCCGGCAACCGCATCAATTCGTCGCGCGCGGCTCCGGTGGGCGCTGTCGCGAGCCGACCCAAATCCACTTCGCCTTCCACAATTTTTCGGGCCGCAGCGCGTAGATTGGGCGCACGGAAACCCATTTTGCAAGCCCGCAGTTCGGACTCATCCGCGGCGGCAACGCGTTGCGGCGCGGGGAAGGCGAATGCCGGGCGGCGACCGTCCGGCACCGCCACGGGTTCACCGAAACGTTCGCAAAGCAGGGCGACGATCTGACGAATCTGAACGATTTGCTTCGTGGAGGAAAAAATGAAAGACGCTAGACATTCCCACGGATCCTGCCGCAGCAGACGCAACCCGCGACAGGCGGCCACAGCGGCACGCATCGGTTCATCCCCGGGAAACGTGGCCAGTACGCCGCCCAGACTGATCCCGATCTGCAAATAATCGGCGAGCCAGCGCCAGTCTGTGACCGGGTCTGCGGTCTCGGCGATGATCGCCGCGCCGTCCGCGCGCAGGCGCACCCAGCGCTGGCCGATGACGCCCTCCCAACACCGGTCGCGCAGTTCCCAGCGAAAAACCTGGCCGGACGTCAACGTGGTGGCGAGGTCATAGTCGTGAACAGGAAAAATCGTCCCGCGAGCCGCGCGCGGGGCGTCATCGGAGGCCGCGACATTCGAATATCTGGATCTGGTGGAAGATACGGTCACGGTACTTGATGTCGTGTATCCCCAAATCGGTCACACTCGCAAACTCTTTCTGAATTCTTTCCGGCGGCGGCTGCGGTGTGTGAGCTTCCTGGACAAAAATGGCGTTCTGGCCCTTGCGGTTCCCGTAGCCAGGCCAGAAGTAAAACTGGTTCTCGGGCCGGGCCGATGAACGAAAATAAACGAGCGGATGGTCCGGCACACCAGCCTTGGCCTCGGGAAGGTAAAACGTAATCTGACTCGTGATCCCATAATGGTTCGCGATGATGAAGACCGGCTTTCCTTCCGACAACAGCTTCAAGCGAGCTTCGCCCACCACTCGCGCCATTTCTTTGTAGGCGCGAACCCGGGTCAACGGATCAGGCTTCGGCGAAAGCGGGTGGCCGGTGATTTTGCCGACCAGGTCGGTTTCGTGCGCGACGATGACCACGGCCAGACCGACACCGAGACCGGCAACGAGCCAGCCCTTGACCGCGCGCGCCCCGGCGCGCCAGCGCGAGTCCCAGTGAATCGCCGCGAGGCAGAACGATGGGACGACAGCGACGGCGATCCAGTTCGGAAGGACGCGCGAACGAAAGGCGAGCGCAAAATACAGCAGAAAGACGGGAGCGCCCATGCTGAAGAGATAAATCATAAGCGGATCTCGCCTTTCACGGCGCCAAAAGGCCACGGCTGCCCAGACGGCGCCGACGAAAAAAAATGGGTTCAGCAAACCCGCCTGCGCGGCGAGAAAATCCTGGAGATAGCGCATTGTCGGATGCCATTCTCCGTCCAATCCGCCGCGCTCGCTCAGGTGCGTCATGGTGATCCAGCCGTGCCGGGCATTCCACAGCAGCACCGGCAGTGTGCATACCGCGTTGACCAGAAGCGCAAGATACGGCCCCGGACGCTTCAATTGTGCGCGCGCCGGTTTCCACAAGACGAAAAAGACCGCCCAGCAAAGCCATTGCAATGGCGAGGAATACTTGCTCAAGAAGCCGAGTCCCATCCAAAGCCCCGTCCAGAGCCAGTGTCGCATGGAATCGAGTTGGACGGCGCGCCAGCCGGAGATCATGGCCGCTGTCCAAAACAAAACCGTGAGCGGATCAACGGTCATCAGCGTCGAACCGATCGCCAGCAGGGGGGTGGCCGTTGCCACCATAACCAGCAGCGCGCCGAGTCGCGCGCTGGCTTCACGCGCAAAAAAACGCAGCAACATCACGGACAGTATCGCCGCGATGACGGGCGAGAAAAACCGCACGCCGAATTCGTTGTCACCCCAAAGCCAGGTGCCGAGAAATTGGGTGTAAGCGATGAGCGGCGGTTTGCTGTAATACGAAAGCGCGAGATGTTTCGACCAGAGCCATTGATAAGCCTCGTCCTCGCTAAGTTCGATTTTTCCACTGGCGATATAAGCGAGGCCGACAAACAGCAGCAGCCCGATCAACGCGTAGCCAAAACGCAGCCAGTGTTGGTCAACCGACGATTCCTGGCTGGCGGCCGGCGTTTGTTCAATGTCGGTGTCGGGTGATTCCGCCCGCGAGCCGGGATTTCGGAGCGATGGCAGGCGCTGCCACCAGAGCGGAAACCAGCGCTGTCCAGCCCAGCGCCACGACGCGTCCAGTGCGAAGACGAGGAGCGCGCCGTAGCTCATGCCCAGCAACGCGCCGACGATTACGTCGGTCGGATAATGCACGCCGTTATAGATGCGGGAAAAACCGACCAATGCCGCCAGCGGCAGCATGAAGAACACACTGCGCCGATAATAAACGAACATCACCATCGTTGCGGCGAACCAGTTGGCGGCGTGCGCCGACGGCATGCTGAAACTTCCTCCGCGCCCGACGCGCGTAACCGCATCTGAAATATCGTTGAACGGCCGCAGGCGTCCGACCGCGTGTTTGATGGTGTTGACGATAAGCGGATCGCCGAGGCAAACCGCCAGCACGAGCATGATGAGGCAGATGCGGCCACGAACACCCTCCCGGCAGACCAGAATCGCTGCCGCCAGGATCAACAGCGGAACAAACAGCGAGTTGCCGCTGAAAAATGGCATCGCCCGGTCAAACAACGGATTGCTCAACGTCAGATTGATGA comes from the Candidatus Angelobacter sp. genome and includes:
- a CDS encoding rRNA adenine dimethyltransferase family protein, with protein sequence SAEVLAIEKDHRLIELLRERFAEAGHLTLARDDALDYVRSKQRNWSDWKLVANLPYSVASPILVELAQATGCPERIVATLQLEVVQRLMAKPGDKDYGVLTLLVQLRYEPHEWFKIPASCFFPAPDVDSACVTLVRRAQPLLNEAEAETFTRIVKRAFSQRRKMMFKLLKEEWPEEGLARAFERFSFSHQARAETIGLHQFVELACDLHHYE
- a CDS encoding NUDIX domain-containing protein encodes the protein MNEEIFDVVNDRDEVVDQKPRSEIHRLKLKHRAVHVLVFNSRGELFLQKRSMKKDCFPGTWDSSASGHLDSGESYDACAVRESKEELGLSLAQTPGRLFKIDACAETGWEFIWIYRCRSEGPFVLHPDEIDRGDWFTVPALDRWLAEKPGEFASGFVLIWREMIRRRLVAVQV
- a CDS encoding 2-phosphosulfolactate phosphatase — translated: MTRSIEVLFSPAEFAALAQRDLSQTACVVLDILRATTSMMTALAHGAEAIIPVGEIAEALAVRQQRPDALLAGERNGARIRADQTGGVDFDFGNSPREFQADKVRGKTIIMTTTNGTRAIRACARADTVLIGSFLNLRAVAHWIRRELPTHLILVCSGTHDQAALEDTLAAGALCERLWPYYASGQVADSAEIARRIYPLLQADLLGAMKHSRNGQRLLNHPDWRADVYFCVQRETLNFVAGLGEGGAVRKFAFESSSDTAVYARPQT
- a CDS encoding DNA glycosylase; the protein is MTVSSTRSRYSNVAASDDAPRAARGTIFPVHDYDLATTLTSGQVFRWELRDRCWEGVIGQRWVRLRADGAAIIAETADPVTDWRWLADYLQIGISLGGVLATFPGDEPMRAAVAACRGLRLLRQDPWECLASFIFSSTKQIVQIRQIVALLCERFGEPVAVPDGRRPAFAFPAPQRVAAADESELRACKMGFRAPNLRAAARKIVEGEVDLGRLATAPTGAARDELMRLPGVGRKIADCVLLFAYGFQDAFPVDVWVMKALQHFYFPRRRVALQLLQKFATSHFGPYAGYAQQYLFHYARVHAKLKE
- a CDS encoding glycosyltransferase family 39 protein, giving the protein MMSSIQSLDVALFRFINLTLSNPLFDRAMPFFSGNSLFVPLLILAAAILVCREGVRGRICLIMLVLAVCLGDPLIVNTIKHAVGRLRPFNDISDAVTRVGRGGSFSMPSAHAANWFAATMVMFVYYRRSVFFMLPLAALVGFSRIYNGVHYPTDVIVGALLGMSYGALLVFALDASWRWAGQRWFPLWWQRLPSLRNPGSRAESPDTDIEQTPAASQESSVDQHWLRFGYALIGLLLFVGLAYIASGKIELSEDEAYQWLWSKHLALSYYSKPPLIAYTQFLGTWLWGDNEFGVRFFSPVIAAILSVMLLRFFAREASARLGALLVMVATATPLLAIGSTLMTVDPLTVLFWTAAMISGWRAVQLDSMRHWLWTGLWMGLGFLSKYSSPLQWLCWAVFFVLWKPARAQLKRPGPYLALLVNAVCTLPVLLWNARHGWITMTHLSERGGLDGEWHPTMRYLQDFLAAQAGLLNPFFFVGAVWAAVAFWRRERRDPLMIYLFSMGAPVFLLYFALAFRSRVLPNWIAVAVVPSFCLAAIHWDSRWRAGARAVKGWLVAGLGVGLAVVIVAHETDLVGKITGHPLSPKPDPLTRVRAYKEMARVVGEARLKLLSEGKPVFIIANHYGITSQITFYLPEAKAGVPDHPLVYFRSSARPENQFYFWPGYGNRKGQNAIFVQEAHTPQPPPERIQKEFASVTDLGIHDIKYRDRIFHQIQIFECRGLR